In the Pseudomonas sp. DTU_2021_1001937_2_SI_NGA_ILE_001 genome, one interval contains:
- a CDS encoding MurR/RpiR family transcriptional regulator, giving the protein MDRTRNLLEQIQSRLPELNKAERKVAEVILLNPQMATRLSIAALAQAAKVSEPTVNRFCRSFSVSGYPELKLQLAQSLASGAAYVSRAVEPDDNPEAYTQKIFGSAIASLDSACQQLDPGQISRAVDMLIQARQIHFFGLGASAPVALDAQHKFFRFNLAVSAHADVLMQRMLASVAHTGELFVIISYTGRTRDLVEVARIARENGASVLALTAADSPLAKVASVSLHIPLPEDTDIYMPMTSRIIQLTVLDVLATGMTLRRGVDFQPHLRKIKESLNDSRYPLDDQG; this is encoded by the coding sequence ATGGACCGCACACGCAACCTCCTGGAGCAGATCCAGAGCCGTCTTCCGGAGTTGAACAAGGCCGAACGCAAGGTGGCGGAAGTCATCCTGCTCAATCCGCAGATGGCCACGCGCCTGAGCATCGCCGCCCTGGCCCAGGCGGCCAAGGTCAGCGAGCCGACCGTCAACCGTTTCTGCCGGTCGTTCAGTGTCAGTGGTTACCCGGAACTCAAGCTGCAACTGGCGCAGAGCCTGGCCAGCGGTGCGGCCTATGTCAGCCGTGCGGTAGAGCCGGACGACAACCCGGAAGCCTACACCCAGAAGATCTTCGGCAGCGCCATCGCCTCGCTGGACAGCGCCTGCCAGCAGCTCGACCCAGGGCAGATCAGCCGCGCCGTAGACATGCTGATCCAGGCCCGGCAGATCCACTTCTTCGGGCTGGGCGCCTCGGCACCGGTGGCCCTCGACGCCCAGCACAAGTTCTTCCGTTTCAACCTGGCGGTCAGCGCCCATGCCGACGTGCTGATGCAGCGCATGCTGGCCTCGGTGGCGCACACCGGGGAATTGTTCGTGATCATTTCCTACACCGGGCGTACCCGCGACCTGGTGGAAGTGGCGCGCATCGCGCGGGAGAACGGCGCCTCGGTGCTGGCCCTGACCGCCGCCGACTCGCCACTGGCCAAGGTCGCCTCGGTCAGCCTGCACATCCCACTGCCCGAAGACACCGATATCTACATGCCGATGACCTCACGGATCATCCAGCTCACCGTGCTGGACGTGCTGGCCACCGGCATGACCTTGCGTCGCGGCGTGGACTTCCAGCCCCATCTGCGCAAGATCAAGGAAAGCCTCAACGACAGCCGCTACCCGCTGGACGACCAGGGCTAG
- the zwf gene encoding glucose-6-phosphate dehydrogenase: protein MPLITVEPCTLALFGALGDLAVRKLFPALYQLDRAGLLHQDTRIIALAREPGDEAKHLAYIQQSMRRFIPDAELEAGHVSRFLARLSYLHLDFVQPEGYPALAEKVGDAQTLIAYFATPAAVYGAICENLAAVGLAERTRAVLEKPIGHDLASSRRVNDAVAQFFPENRVYRIDHYLGKDTVQNLIALRFANSLFETQWNQNHISHVEITVAEKVGIEGRWGYFDQAGQLRDMIQNHLLQLLCLIAMDPPSDLSADSIRDEKVKVLKALAPFTPERLATQVVRGQYTAGFSEGKPVPGYLEEDNSNTESDTETFVALRADIRNWRWSGTPFYLRTGKRMPQKLSQIVIHFKEPPHYIFAPEQRLQISNRLIIRLQPDEGISLQVMTKDQGLDKGMQLRSGPLQLNFSDTYRSARVPDAYERLLLEVMRGNQNLFVRKDEIEYAWQWCDQLIAGWKKAGDAPKPYAAGSWGPMSSIALITRDGRAWYGDM from the coding sequence ATGCCCCTGATTACGGTTGAACCGTGCACGCTGGCCCTGTTCGGCGCCCTTGGCGACCTGGCAGTGCGCAAGCTGTTCCCGGCGCTTTATCAGCTCGACCGAGCCGGCTTGCTGCACCAGGACACGCGCATCATCGCCCTGGCTCGCGAGCCGGGTGACGAGGCCAAGCACCTGGCCTACATCCAGCAATCCATGCGCCGTTTCATTCCCGACGCGGAGCTGGAAGCCGGTCATGTGTCGCGCTTTCTGGCGCGGCTGAGCTACCTGCACCTGGACTTCGTGCAGCCTGAAGGCTACCCGGCCCTGGCGGAAAAGGTCGGCGACGCGCAAACCCTGATCGCCTATTTCGCCACCCCGGCTGCGGTGTACGGCGCGATCTGCGAGAACCTCGCGGCGGTCGGCCTGGCCGAGCGTACCCGCGCCGTGCTGGAAAAGCCCATCGGCCACGACCTGGCCTCGTCGCGGCGGGTCAACGACGCGGTGGCGCAGTTCTTCCCCGAGAACCGCGTGTATCGTATCGACCACTACCTGGGCAAGGACACGGTACAGAACCTCATTGCCCTGCGCTTCGCCAACAGCCTGTTCGAAACCCAGTGGAACCAGAACCACATCTCCCACGTGGAAATCACCGTGGCCGAGAAGGTCGGTATCGAGGGCCGCTGGGGCTATTTCGATCAGGCCGGGCAGTTGCGCGACATGATCCAGAATCACCTGTTGCAGCTGCTCTGCCTGATCGCCATGGACCCACCCAGCGACCTGTCCGCCGACAGCATCCGCGACGAGAAGGTCAAGGTGCTCAAGGCCCTGGCGCCCTTTACCCCGGAGCGCCTGGCCACCCAGGTGGTGCGCGGCCAGTACACCGCCGGCTTCAGCGAAGGCAAGCCGGTGCCCGGCTACCTGGAGGAAGACAACTCCAACACCGAGAGCGATACCGAGACCTTCGTGGCGCTGCGCGCCGACATCCGCAACTGGCGCTGGTCCGGCACACCGTTCTACCTGCGCACCGGCAAGCGCATGCCACAGAAACTGTCGCAGATCGTCATTCATTTCAAAGAGCCGCCGCATTACATCTTCGCCCCGGAGCAGCGCCTGCAGATCAGCAACCGCCTGATCATCCGTCTGCAACCCGACGAAGGCATCTCGCTGCAAGTGATGACCAAGGATCAGGGCCTGGACAAGGGCATGCAACTGCGCAGCGGTCCCTTGCAACTGAACTTCTCCGACACCTACCGCAGCGCCCGGGTCCCGGATGCCTACGAGCGCTTGCTGCTGGAAGTGATGCGCGGCAACCAGAATCTGTTCGTGCGCAAGGATGAAATCGAATACGCCTGGCAGTGGTGCGACCAGTTGATCGCCGGCTGGAAGAAGGCCGGTGACGCGCCCAAGCCCTATGCGGCTGGGTCCTGGGGGCCGATGAGTTCCATCGCCCTGATCACTCGCGACGGGAGGGCCTGGTATGGCGACATGTAA
- the pgl gene encoding 6-phosphogluconolactonase encodes MATCNLQLPEGIIAHDFDDAVQLAEALAAHVAERLRQAIASQGRATLVVSGGRSPVAFFERLANQPLDWAQVVVTLADERWVPSEHPDSNAALVKRHLLQGPAAAARFVDLYNPAASLEEAAEQTDRVLAELPPIDVLVLGMGDDGHTASLFPASPNLREALNLGDARRCLPMLAPSAPHQRLTMTRSLLASANHTIVSIAGPSKLDTLRTALKGDDVAALPIRAFLNPTLEIYWCP; translated from the coding sequence ATGGCGACATGTAATCTGCAACTGCCCGAGGGCATCATCGCCCACGACTTCGACGACGCCGTACAACTGGCCGAGGCGCTGGCCGCCCACGTGGCCGAGCGCTTGCGCCAGGCCATTGCCAGCCAGGGCCGCGCGACGCTGGTGGTCTCCGGCGGGCGTAGCCCGGTGGCGTTCTTCGAGCGCCTGGCCAACCAGCCGCTGGACTGGGCCCAGGTGGTGGTGACCCTGGCCGACGAGCGTTGGGTGCCAAGTGAGCACCCGGACAGCAACGCCGCGCTGGTCAAGCGCCACCTTCTGCAAGGACCGGCTGCGGCGGCGCGTTTCGTCGACCTGTACAACCCTGCAGCGAGCCTGGAAGAGGCGGCCGAACAGACCGACCGGGTGCTCGCCGAGCTGCCACCGATCGATGTGCTGGTGCTGGGCATGGGCGACGACGGGCATACCGCGTCGTTGTTTCCGGCCAGCCCCAACCTGCGTGAAGCCCTGAACCTGGGCGACGCACGCCGCTGCCTGCCGATGCTGGCGCCCAGCGCGCCGCACCAGCGCCTGACCATGACCCGCTCGCTGCTGGCTTCGGCCAACCATACCATTGTGTCGATCGCCGGCCCGTCCAAGCTCGACACCCTGCGCACGGCGCTGAAGGGCGATGATGTCGCCGCTCTGCCGATTCGTGCCTTTCTCAACCCGACACTGGAAATCTACTGGTGCCCCTGA
- a CDS encoding bifunctional 4-hydroxy-2-oxoglutarate aldolase/2-dehydro-3-deoxy-phosphogluconate aldolase — MTQNETLQPLNSMANKTARIDALCAQAKILPVITIARQQDVLPLADALAAGGLTVLEVTLRSAFGLDAIRLLREARPELCTGAGTVLDRHTLAQAEAAGAQFIVTPGSTHELLQASAESDVPLLPGVGSASDIMIGYALGYRRFKLFPAEVAGGVAALKALGGPFNEVRFCPTGGVNAQNLKNYIAQPNVMCVGGSWMIDSTWVKNGDWGRIQEATAEALALFD, encoded by the coding sequence ATGACCCAGAACGAAACTCTTCAGCCGCTCAACAGCATGGCGAACAAGACTGCCCGCATCGACGCGCTTTGCGCCCAGGCGAAGATCCTGCCGGTAATCACCATCGCCCGTCAGCAGGACGTCCTGCCGCTGGCCGACGCGCTGGCCGCTGGCGGCCTGACCGTGCTGGAGGTCACCCTGCGCTCGGCTTTCGGTCTGGATGCCATTCGCCTGCTGCGCGAGGCGCGCCCGGAACTGTGCACCGGCGCCGGCACCGTGCTGGACCGCCATACCCTGGCGCAGGCCGAAGCGGCGGGTGCGCAGTTCATCGTTACCCCCGGCAGCACCCACGAACTGCTGCAGGCTTCGGCTGAAAGCGACGTGCCGCTGTTGCCGGGTGTCGGCAGCGCTTCGGACATCATGATCGGCTATGCCTTGGGCTACCGACGCTTCAAGCTGTTCCCGGCCGAGGTCGCCGGTGGCGTGGCGGCGCTCAAGGCGCTGGGCGGGCCGTTCAACGAAGTGCGCTTCTGCCCCACCGGCGGGGTGAATGCGCAGAACCTGAAGAACTACATCGCCCAGCCCAACGTCATGTGCGTGGGCGGCAGCTGGATGATCGACAGCACCTGGGTCAAGAACGGTGACTGGGGGCGCATTCAGGAGGCTACGGCCGAGGCGCTGGCGTTGTTCGACTGA
- a CDS encoding pyridoxal-phosphate dependent enzyme: MPMHIHTPLIESRPLGALSGAAVWLKLDALQPCGSFKLRGVGHACEVRYAQGARHFVSSSGGNAGLAVAYAGRQLGVPVTVVVPQTTTERAKELLALEGAEVIVHGSAWHEANQLALTLLRDDSAFIHPFDDPLLWEGHATLVDEVAQAGLKPDAVVLAVGGGGLLCGVVQGLQRNGWHDVPVLAVETEGAASLHAASLAGQAVEIERITSVATSLGAKKVCEQAARLLQEHPVHSLVVSDGAALDACERFLLDHRVLVEPACGAALAVAYEGPALAAYENVLMVVCGGATATLEQIRQWRAQQG, from the coding sequence ATGCCCATGCACATCCACACCCCGCTGATCGAATCCCGTCCGCTGGGTGCCCTGTCCGGGGCGGCGGTGTGGCTCAAGCTCGATGCCTTGCAGCCCTGCGGCTCGTTCAAGTTGCGTGGCGTCGGCCATGCCTGCGAGGTGCGGTACGCCCAGGGGGCGCGGCATTTCGTCTCGTCGTCGGGCGGTAACGCCGGGCTGGCGGTGGCCTATGCCGGGCGCCAGCTGGGCGTACCGGTGACGGTGGTGGTGCCGCAGACCACCACCGAACGCGCCAAGGAGCTGTTGGCCCTGGAAGGCGCCGAGGTGATCGTCCACGGCAGCGCCTGGCACGAGGCCAATCAACTGGCTCTGACGCTGTTGCGCGACGACAGCGCCTTCATCCATCCCTTCGACGACCCGCTGCTCTGGGAGGGCCATGCCACGCTGGTCGACGAAGTGGCGCAGGCCGGGCTCAAGCCCGATGCCGTGGTGCTGGCGGTCGGCGGTGGCGGGCTGTTGTGTGGCGTGGTCCAGGGTTTGCAACGCAACGGCTGGCACGACGTACCGGTGCTCGCGGTGGAAACCGAAGGCGCCGCCTCGCTGCACGCCGCCAGCCTGGCCGGGCAGGCCGTGGAGATCGAGCGCATCACCTCGGTGGCCACGTCATTGGGGGCGAAGAAAGTCTGCGAGCAGGCCGCACGGCTGCTGCAGGAACATCCCGTACACAGCCTGGTGGTTTCCGATGGTGCGGCCCTGGACGCTTGTGAGCGTTTCCTGCTCGACCATCGCGTGCTGGTCGAACCCGCCTGCGGCGCGGCCTTGGCGGTGGCCTATGAAGGACCGGCGCTGGCGGCCTACGAGAACGTACTGATGGTGGTCTGCGGCGGGGCCACCGCGACCCTGGAGCAGATTCGCCAGTGGCGCGCCCAGCAGGGTTGA
- a CDS encoding DUF3820 family protein gives MNPEALKLLVTREMPFGKYKGRLLADLPGHYLNWFAREGFPKGELGALLALMHEIDHNGLGALLDPLRERAPRRRFD, from the coding sequence ATGAATCCCGAAGCCCTGAAACTGCTGGTCACCCGTGAGATGCCCTTTGGCAAGTACAAAGGCCGTCTGCTGGCCGACCTGCCCGGCCATTACCTCAACTGGTTCGCCCGCGAGGGCTTTCCCAAAGGCGAGCTGGGCGCCCTGCTGGCGCTGATGCACGAGATCGACCACAACGGCCTTGGCGCGTTGCTTGATCCCTTGCGCGAGCGCGCACCGCGTCGCCGGTTCGATTAG
- a CDS encoding helix-turn-helix domain-containing protein — protein MARQLALATSECPVARALEAIGDRWSMLIIRDAFDDIRRFSDFQKSLGLARNILASRLKALVELGIFDLRPASDGSAYQEYVLTERGRSVFPIVVSLRQWGEQHLFEPGETHSVLLDNEHHEPVVSLQVRSRHGKLLAPQDCHRQRVTR, from the coding sequence ATGGCAAGACAACTGGCGCTGGCAACCAGCGAATGTCCCGTAGCGAGAGCGCTCGAAGCGATTGGTGACCGCTGGTCCATGCTGATCATTCGTGACGCATTCGATGACATTCGGCGCTTCAGCGATTTTCAGAAAAGCCTTGGCCTGGCCAGGAACATCCTCGCCTCACGCTTGAAAGCACTGGTTGAATTGGGCATCTTCGATCTTCGCCCGGCCTCGGATGGCAGCGCCTACCAGGAATACGTGCTCACTGAACGGGGCCGCTCGGTATTCCCCATCGTGGTCAGCTTGCGGCAATGGGGCGAGCAGCACCTGTTCGAACCCGGTGAAACCCATTCGGTGCTGCTGGACAACGAACATCACGAGCCCGTTGTCAGTCTCCAGGTACGCTCGCGCCACGGCAAGCTGCTGGCCCCGCAGGACTGCCATCGCCAGCGCGTCACCCGCTGA
- a CDS encoding MFS transporter, producing MTACTDTDAQPRSSPCAAHVDARTAPVLSRPLILLLSMTCALAVANVYFAQPLLESMASSLAVRPGLIGVVVTATQFGYALGLLFIVPLGDLLNRKRLIVSLMLLSAAALLVVASARQWSVLLAAMILVGLMAVVVQVVVAYAASLANAAQRGQVVGSVTGAVVLGILLARLVSGLVADLAGWRAVYYLSAGLMLGMALLLYRALAAVEPVRLDASYPGLLLSVWTLLVTEPVLRVRGVLALLGFAAFSVLWTAMVLPLSAPPLSLSHTQIGLFGLAGLAGALAARRAGRWADCGHAQRTTGISLALLVLSWLPMAWAESSLLALIVGVVLLDFAVQALHVTNQSLIFAARPDAQSRLVGAYMCFYSIGSALGAAAATQVYALWGWPAVCALGAAISLLAGLLWMANRFTPAHDLTEGNPR from the coding sequence ATGACCGCCTGTACCGACACAGATGCTCAGCCACGATCCAGCCCCTGCGCTGCGCATGTCGATGCCCGTACGGCGCCGGTACTCTCGCGCCCGCTGATCCTGCTGCTGTCCATGACTTGCGCACTGGCGGTGGCGAATGTCTATTTCGCCCAGCCACTGCTCGAAAGCATGGCCAGTAGCCTGGCCGTACGTCCCGGCCTGATCGGCGTGGTGGTCACTGCCACCCAGTTCGGCTATGCACTGGGGTTGCTGTTCATCGTTCCGCTGGGTGATCTGCTCAACCGTAAGCGGCTGATCGTCAGCCTGATGCTGTTATCCGCTGCTGCCTTGCTGGTGGTGGCATCCGCACGGCAGTGGTCGGTGTTGCTGGCAGCGATGATTCTGGTCGGACTCATGGCGGTGGTGGTGCAGGTGGTGGTGGCCTATGCCGCTTCGCTGGCAAACGCCGCGCAGCGTGGGCAAGTCGTCGGCAGTGTGACCGGCGCGGTGGTCCTGGGCATTCTGCTGGCGCGCCTCGTTTCCGGGCTGGTGGCGGATCTGGCCGGCTGGCGAGCGGTGTATTACCTCTCGGCCGGGTTGATGCTGGGCATGGCCTTGCTGTTGTACAGAGCGCTCGCAGCGGTCGAGCCAGTGCGGCTTGATGCTTCTTACCCGGGCCTGCTGCTTTCGGTGTGGACGCTGTTGGTCACCGAGCCCGTGCTGCGTGTGCGGGGTGTTCTGGCTTTGCTGGGTTTTGCCGCATTCAGTGTGCTGTGGACCGCCATGGTGCTGCCCCTGAGTGCTCCGCCGTTGTCGCTTTCGCATACCCAGATCGGTTTGTTCGGCCTGGCCGGGCTGGCCGGTGCGCTGGCGGCTCGCCGCGCCGGACGCTGGGCTGACTGCGGCCATGCGCAGCGCACCACCGGCATTTCCCTGGCACTGCTGGTGCTTTCCTGGCTGCCGATGGCCTGGGCCGAAAGCTCTCTGCTGGCGTTGATCGTGGGGGTGGTGCTGCTCGATTTCGCCGTGCAGGCCCTGCACGTCACCAATCAGAGCCTGATCTTCGCCGCGCGTCCCGACGCGCAGAGCCGTCTGGTTGGCGCCTACATGTGCTTCTACTCCATCGGCAGCGCGCTCGGTGCTGCGGCGGCAACCCAGGTCTATGCGCTGTGGGGCTGGCCAGCGGTGTGCGCGCTGGGCGCTGCGATCAGCCTGCTGGCCGGGTTGTTGTGGATGGCAAACCGATTCACACCTGCTCATGACCTGACCGAAGGAAACCCACGTTGA
- a CDS encoding EamA family transporter: protein MKLQHLLLAILITAIWGLNFSVIKLGLVSVDPLILAGIRFALCALPAILFIPRPNVPWRYIIGYGLVFGIGLWGVVNLGIKSGLSAGIASLVLQFSAFFTLVLGGWVFKEKLTRYQLGGIAIALCGLLSIIFIVDGSVTLAGLGLVLAGAVAWSVANIINKKARTTQVFAFLVWSSAFAPVPLFLLGYAVNGAQGYTALVTQLDWRAVSSILFQVYPNTLFAYWVWNSLLKRYPVSTVAPLSLLVPIFGMLGSVLIFNEALSLTKIMAVVLIVAGLVVGLYGERIGHAWRAQAARSSL from the coding sequence ATGAAACTGCAGCATCTGCTTCTGGCGATTTTGATCACCGCGATCTGGGGGCTCAATTTTTCGGTCATCAAGTTGGGCCTGGTGTCCGTCGACCCGCTGATTCTGGCGGGTATCCGCTTCGCACTCTGTGCGCTGCCGGCCATCCTGTTCATTCCCCGGCCGAACGTGCCGTGGCGCTACATCATCGGCTATGGCCTGGTGTTCGGCATCGGCCTGTGGGGTGTGGTCAACCTCGGTATCAAGTCCGGGCTGTCGGCCGGCATCGCCTCGCTGGTGCTGCAGTTCAGCGCCTTTTTCACCCTTGTGCTGGGCGGCTGGGTATTCAAGGAGAAGCTCACGCGCTACCAACTGGGCGGTATCGCCATTGCCCTGTGCGGGCTGCTGAGCATCATCTTCATCGTGGATGGTTCGGTCACTCTGGCCGGTCTGGGCCTGGTGCTGGCGGGCGCCGTTGCCTGGAGTGTGGCCAACATCATCAACAAGAAGGCCCGGACCACCCAGGTTTTCGCCTTTCTGGTCTGGTCCAGCGCCTTTGCACCTGTGCCGCTGTTTCTGCTCGGCTATGCGGTCAATGGCGCCCAGGGCTACACGGCACTGGTCACCCAGCTCGACTGGCGTGCCGTGTCGTCGATTCTGTTCCAGGTCTACCCCAATACCTTGTTCGCCTACTGGGTCTGGAATTCGTTGCTCAAGCGGTATCCGGTTTCCACGGTCGCGCCGTTGTCGCTGTTGGTACCGATCTTCGGCATGCTCGGTTCGGTCCTGATCTTCAACGAAGCGCTGTCATTGACCAAGATCATGGCGGTGGTGCTGATCGTGGCCGGCCTGGTCGTGGGGTTGTATGGCGAGCGTATCGGCCATGCATGGCGGGCACAGGCTGCACGCTCGTCGCTGTAA
- a CDS encoding PA2169 family four-helix-bundle protein, translating to MTDINKESINLLNDLIEVSKDGQKGFETSAEDLKNPEIKRFFQAHAADCAIAVRELQAEVRDLGGDPETSSSLSGTLHRAWVDLKSLVTGKSDEAILNEVERGEDNALKNYREALAKAQEKALPANVVSLIQKQLEGTQRNHDQVKALRDQVRRQA from the coding sequence ATGACTGACATCAACAAAGAGTCGATCAACCTGCTCAACGATCTTATCGAAGTCAGCAAGGACGGCCAGAAAGGTTTCGAGACCAGCGCTGAAGACCTCAAGAACCCCGAGATCAAGCGCTTCTTCCAGGCCCATGCCGCCGACTGCGCTATCGCCGTGCGTGAGCTGCAAGCCGAGGTTCGCGACCTGGGCGGCGACCCGGAAACCTCCTCCAGCCTCAGCGGTACCCTGCACCGTGCCTGGGTTGACCTGAAGTCGCTGGTGACCGGCAAGAGCGACGAGGCCATTCTCAACGAAGTAGAGCGCGGCGAAGACAATGCGCTGAAGAATTATCGCGAAGCCCTGGCCAAGGCTCAGGAAAAGGCACTGCCTGCCAATGTGGTCAGCCTGATCCAGAAGCAGCTGGAAGGCACCCAGCGCAATCACGATCAAGTGAAGGCACTGCGTGATCAGGTACGTCGCCAGGCCTGA
- a CDS encoding sensor domain-containing diguanylate cyclase — protein MNAPALQHRSSAGWTRSEVLLIGGSLLSMLAILTIVASLLARERADAMLSASRSAFNIISLIEADVQRTAQLYDASLLGMIRAWRRPDIMALPTDLRRLVMFDRASTAPYMGDLVLLDKHGAVLAEALPGAPRQDNFADRNFFRYHQDSNTQELYVSRPFKARWGFKDWSISFSRRLSAADGEFLGVASAAMRLAYFRPLFRSQSLGADSSISLINTDATLLVREPDKDERDQTGTDLSSDANYRRILEHPEGSFIGYAAEHGHNHVYSFCRVKGLPLIVVITQPESGVYATWRRNALLVGGATGILCLGWLWLTLQLIRELRLRQRAENELAGQAATDGLTGLPNRRQLEKVLASEWARAQRSGDLLAVLMVDVDHFRRFNERHGHLGGDQALRLVAKCIADSIHRHTDFAARYGGEEFLVLLPATDRQGALNLAENIRRAVMALPPFEPGQQALTVSIGVSSAQVRPLDNSASLIDTADKALYEAKHKGRNRVEFMAFNTQRTADT, from the coding sequence ATGAACGCACCCGCACTCCAGCATCGCTCCAGTGCCGGATGGACGCGCTCCGAAGTTCTACTGATCGGCGGCAGCCTGCTGTCGATGCTGGCCATCCTGACGATCGTCGCTTCGCTTCTGGCCCGCGAGCGCGCCGATGCCATGCTCAGCGCCTCGCGTTCGGCGTTCAATATCATCAGCCTGATCGAAGCCGACGTGCAGCGTACCGCGCAACTGTATGACGCCTCGCTCCTGGGCATGATCAGAGCCTGGCGACGCCCGGACATCATGGCCTTGCCAACCGACCTGCGTCGCCTGGTGATGTTCGACCGCGCCAGCACGGCTCCTTACATGGGTGACCTGGTCCTGCTCGACAAACACGGGGCCGTGCTGGCCGAGGCCCTGCCGGGCGCCCCGCGCCAGGACAATTTCGCCGACCGCAATTTCTTTCGTTATCACCAGGACAGCAACACCCAGGAACTGTACGTCAGCCGACCGTTCAAGGCGCGCTGGGGCTTCAAGGACTGGAGCATCAGCTTCAGCCGCCGCCTCAGCGCAGCGGACGGCGAGTTCCTCGGCGTGGCCAGTGCCGCCATGCGCCTGGCCTATTTCCGGCCATTGTTCCGCAGCCAGTCACTGGGCGCCGACAGCAGCATCAGCCTGATCAATACCGATGCCACCCTGCTGGTCCGCGAACCCGACAAAGACGAGCGCGACCAGACCGGCACCGACCTCTCCAGCGACGCCAACTACCGGCGCATCCTGGAACACCCCGAAGGCAGTTTCATCGGTTACGCGGCGGAACACGGCCACAACCATGTGTACAGCTTCTGCCGGGTCAAGGGGCTGCCATTGATCGTGGTCATCACCCAACCGGAATCCGGGGTCTATGCCACCTGGCGACGCAATGCGCTGTTGGTCGGCGGCGCCACCGGCATCCTGTGCCTGGGGTGGCTCTGGCTGACCTTGCAACTGATCCGCGAGCTGCGCCTTCGCCAGCGAGCGGAAAACGAACTGGCCGGTCAAGCCGCCACCGACGGCCTGACCGGGCTGCCCAACCGTCGCCAGCTGGAAAAGGTGCTGGCCTCGGAGTGGGCACGCGCGCAGCGCTCGGGTGACCTGCTGGCCGTATTGATGGTGGATGTCGATCATTTCCGGCGTTTCAACGAACGCCACGGACACCTGGGCGGCGATCAGGCGCTACGCCTGGTGGCGAAATGCATTGCCGACAGCATTCATCGGCACACCGATTTCGCGGCCCGATACGGCGGGGAGGAATTCCTGGTGCTGCTGCCGGCGACTGACCGCCAGGGCGCCCTGAACCTGGCGGAAAACATTCGTCGTGCCGTGATGGCCCTGCCGCCCTTCGAGCCCGGCCAGCAGGCGCTGACCGTGAGCATCGGCGTGAGCAGCGCCCAGGTTCGCCCCCTGGACAATTCCGCCAGCCTGATCGACACCGCCGACAAGGCGCTCTATGAGGCCAAGCACAAGGGGCGCAACCGGGTGGAATTCATGGCCTTCAATACGCAACGAACCGCCGACACCTGA